From Vitis vinifera cultivar Pinot Noir 40024 chromosome 3, ASM3070453v1, the proteins below share one genomic window:
- the LOC100252177 gene encoding UDP-glycosyltransferase 84B1 has product MALKEEVKEEIHVLMVSFSAQGHINPMLRLGKRLVSKGLDVTLALTEFTRQRMLKSTTTTTTNCVSGIQLEFFSDGFSLDYDRKTNLDHYMETLGKMGPINLSKLIQDRSQSGLGKFSCLISNPFVPWVADVAAEHGIPCALLWIQPSILYAIYYRFYNSLNQFPTLENPHMSVELPGLPLLNTEDLPSFVLPSNPFGSFPKLFSEMFQNMKKIKWVLGNSFHELEKDAIVSMAELCPIRTVGPLVPSMLLGEDQSADIGVEMWKPEETCLEWLKQKKPCSVVYVSFGSIVVLSAKQMENIATGLKNSNRPFLWVVKPQDPPASDGSGKLPVGFLEETKDQGLVVPWCPQTMVLTHPSISCFLSHCGWNSTLETIAAGVPVIAYPQWTDQPTNAKLIVDVLRIGVRLRPNQDGIVTNEEVEKSIEEITVGPRAEEVKKTAAELKQLAQKAVVKGGSSDSNIQWFVDEIKGNSITDPSRSTAVQLNHEDIE; this is encoded by the coding sequence ATGGCCTTGAAGGAGGAGGTAAAGGAAGAGATTCATGTGCTGATGGTGTCGTTCTCGGCGCAAGGCCACATCAACCCAATGCTTAGGCTTGGCAAACGCCTTGTTTCCAAAGGCCTTGATGTTACGCTCGCACTCACAGAGTTTACACGCCAACGAATGCTCAagtccaccaccaccaccaccactaaCTGTGTTTCAGGTATCCAACTTGAATTCTTCTCTGACGGCTTCAGCTTAGACTATGATAGGAAGACTAATCTCGATCACTATATGGAAACTCTGGGCAAGATGGGCCCTATCAACTTGTCCAAACTCATCCAAGATCGCTCACAGAGCGGTCTTGGGAAATTCTCTTGCTTGATCAGCAACCCTTTTGTGCCATGGGTGGCTGATGTCGCGGCTGAGCATGGAATCCCATGTGCCCTGCTGTGGATCCAGCCATCCATTCTCTATGCTATCTATTATCGATTCTATAATAGTTTGAATCAATTTCCCACTCTGGAAAACCCTCATATGAGCGTTGAATTACCCGGCTTGCCTTTGTTGAACACTGAGGATTTACCATCGTTTGTTCTTCCTTCTAATCCGTTTGGTAGTTTCCCAAAGTTGTTCTCTGAAATGTTTCAGAACATGAAGAAGATCAAGTGGGTTTTGGGGAATTCATTCCATGAGCTTGAGAAGGATGCTATTGTGTCCATGGCTGAGCTCTGCCCAATACGAACCGTCGGTCCTCTGGTCCCATCAATGCTTCTGGGTGAAGATCAGAGTGCTGATATTGGGGTAGAAATGTGGAAACCAGAGGAAACATGCCTAGAGTGGCTGAAGCAAAAAAAGCCGTGTTCTGTTGTTTACGTATCATTTGGGAGCATTGTTGTGTTATCAGCAAAGCAAATGGAGAACATTGCAACAGGCCTGAAGAACAGTAATCGTCCATTTCTGTGGGTGGTGAAGCCTCAAGACCCTCCAGCATCTGATGGTTCAGGAAAATTGCCAGTAGGGTTTCTGGAAGAAACCAAGGACCAAGGCCTAGTGGTGCCATGGTGCCCTCAAACCATGGTACTAACTCACCCATCCATCTCATGTTTCTTGAGTCACTGTGGCTGGAATTCTACCTTAGAGACCATCGCAGCAGGCGTGCCGGTGATCGCCTACCCACAGTGGACAGACCAGCCCACCAACGCCAAACTTATCGTGGACGTTCTACGCATAGGCGTAAGGCTCAGGCCAAACCAGGATGGCATTGTTACCAATGAGGAGGTAGAGAAAAGCATCGAAGAAATCACAGTCGGGCCCAGGGCAGAAGAAGTCAAGAAGACGGCCGCAGAATTGAAGCAATTAGCTCAAAAAGCAGTCGTCAAAGGCGGCTCATCCGATAGTAACATTCAGTGGTTTGTGGACGAGATCAAGGGCAATTCAATCACGGATCCCTCTAGGTCAACTGCAGTGCAATTGAACCATGAAGACATCGAATAA